The Bos taurus isolate L1 Dominette 01449 registration number 42190680 breed Hereford chromosome 13, ARS-UCD2.0, whole genome shotgun sequence genome contains a region encoding:
- the LOC112449357 gene encoding ankyrin repeat domain-containing protein 26-like translates to MWMFIWSCWSKRKRNIKWTSRRTHERLAVISTKLEVEKQQNRSLFNTVSTRPVLEPPCVGNFNNPLVLNGNLTPRANVRFSTSIPRPSNNSMETYLTKLLLNLNLSPMDCLL, encoded by the exons ATGTGGATGTTTATCTGGAGCTGCTGgtcaaagaggaaaagaaacattAAATGGACAAGTAGAAG GACTCATGAGAGGCTGGCAGTGATCAGCACCAAACTTGAGGTAGAGAAGCAGCAGAACAGATCTTTATTCAACACTGTAAGCACGAGGCCAGTCCTGGAGCCCCCTTGTGTTGGAAATTTCAATAATCCTTTAGTGCTCAATGGAAATCTTACTCCAAGAGCAAACGTACGTTTTTCTACCTCAATTCCACGCCCTTCGAATAACAGCATGGAGACTTACTTGACCAAG ctgctgCTGAATTTGAATCTGAGTCCTATGGATTGTCTCCTCTAG
- the LOC112441530 gene encoding ninein-like protein yields MILKNMEVLLQEKVGELKEQFEKNSRSDLLLKELYVENAHLTKALQVTEEKQRGAEKKSRFLEEKVRALSKLLSKIATASLAV; encoded by the exons ATGATTCTGAAGAACATGGAAGTGCTCCTCCAAGAGAAAGTGGGTGAGCTGAAGGAACAG TTTGAAAAGAACAGCCGATCTGATCTGCTGCTCAAGGAGCTCTATGTGGAAAATGCTCACCTGACAAAAGCGCTTCAAGTCACTGAAGAGAAGCAACGAGGTGCTGAGAAAAAGTCCCgattcttggaagaaaaagttaGAGCTCTCAGCAAACTGCTCAGCAAGATTGCTACAGCATCCCTCGCTGTGTAG